In the Chitinispirillales bacterium genome, one interval contains:
- a CDS encoding geranylgeranylglyceryl/heptaprenylglyceryl phosphate synthase, whose translation MGNDVYKTILQKFLNKKKQYWILLDPDDFSQNSAADLVEIAQNCGVDAVLVGGSLIHTDSLEIFVAKIKEKSLIPIILFPGDSSQIAKNADAILFMSLISGRNPDFLIGQQVKGAVQIARNKIEPIPMGYMLIESGTVTSVEFMSNTHPIPREKSNIAAAHALAAQFLGMKMLYLEAGSGAKIPVPNEMISAVKKSVSIPLIVGGGINDSETAKQKFSFGADILVTGNMLSKKNGIKIMKEIAETAKNYE comes from the coding sequence ATGGGAAACGATGTATATAAAACAATTTTGCAAAAATTTCTAAACAAAAAAAAGCAATATTGGATTTTACTTGATCCGGATGATTTTTCACAGAATTCAGCGGCAGACTTAGTGGAAATTGCACAAAACTGCGGTGTTGACGCGGTTCTGGTCGGCGGTTCGTTAATCCATACTGATTCGCTTGAAATTTTTGTAGCAAAAATCAAAGAAAAATCATTGATACCGATAATTTTATTTCCCGGCGACTCCTCGCAAATTGCAAAAAACGCCGATGCTATTCTTTTTATGTCGCTAATTTCCGGTAGAAATCCCGATTTTTTAATCGGACAACAGGTCAAAGGCGCAGTTCAAATTGCAAGAAACAAAATCGAACCGATTCCTATGGGATATATGCTTATTGAATCAGGAACCGTAACCTCGGTAGAATTTATGAGTAACACGCACCCAATTCCAAGAGAAAAGTCTAATATTGCGGCTGCACATGCTTTGGCGGCTCAATTTTTAGGGATGAAAATGCTTTATTTAGAAGCCGGCAGCGGAGCAAAAATTCCGGTTCCGAACGAAATGATTTCGGCTGTTAAAAAATCCGTTTCAATTCCCCTTATCGTCGGCGGCGGAATAAATGACAGCGAAACCGCAAAGCAGAAATTTTCCTTCGGTGCAGATATTTTGGTAACGGGAAATATGCTTTCCAAAAAAAACGGCATAAAAATTATGAAAGAAATTGCCGAAACGGCAAAAAACTATGAATGA
- the aroE gene encoding shikimate dehydrogenase: protein MNVVNISGKTKIAGIVGNPISHSLSPKIHNYLFEKFEIDAAYVPFQIKNEKDLKSFVETFRSANFLGCNITVPYKSSIFPFIDEMDEVSQITDTANTLFWKDGKLWADTTDFWGFMEALNRDDFHLTKKNAVFLGNGGIARTLAVLSAFRNYPQSITLVGRNVEKLEKLSNEIVQKAKIDVSYFLFENAKEAIGNADIIINCTSVGMHPLVNESLLDISLVNRKTYLFDTIYNPLETKFLRDGKANGNRTQNGLYMLIYQALASFYFWTKKDLTHDNNLVLELEKLLLKEFDK, encoded by the coding sequence ATGAATGTCGTAAATATCTCTGGTAAAACAAAAATCGCCGGAATTGTAGGAAATCCGATTTCGCATTCTTTGTCGCCAAAAATTCATAATTATCTTTTTGAAAAATTTGAAATTGACGCGGCTTATGTTCCGTTTCAAATTAAAAACGAGAAAGATTTGAAAAGTTTTGTAGAGACGTTTCGTTCGGCAAATTTCTTGGGTTGCAACATTACGGTTCCATATAAAAGTTCTATTTTTCCGTTTATTGATGAAATGGATGAGGTTTCCCAAATTACCGATACTGCGAATACCTTGTTTTGGAAAGACGGCAAACTTTGGGCTGATACTACGGATTTTTGGGGCTTTATGGAAGCGTTGAATCGCGATGATTTTCATTTGACGAAGAAAAATGCCGTATTTTTGGGAAATGGCGGAATTGCTAGAACATTGGCGGTACTTTCGGCGTTTAGAAATTATCCCCAGAGTATTACGCTCGTTGGCAGAAATGTAGAAAAGTTAGAAAAACTTTCAAACGAAATTGTTCAAAAGGCAAAAATAGACGTTTCGTACTTTTTATTTGAAAACGCAAAAGAAGCGATTGGGAATGCGGACATTATAATAAATTGCACTTCTGTCGGAATGCATCCGCTTGTTAATGAGTCTTTGCTTGATATTTCGTTAGTGAATCGCAAAACATATCTTTTCGACACAATTTATAACCCGCTTGAAACTAAATTTTTAAGAGATGGGAAAGCGAACGGAAACCGAACGCAGAATGGGCTTTACATGCTTATATATCAGGCGCTCGCTTCGTTTTATTTTTGGACAAAAAAAGACTTGACACATGATAATAATTTGGTTTTGGAATTGGAAAAATTACTTTTAAAGGAGTTTGATAAATGA
- the xseA gene encoding exodeoxyribonuclease VII large subunit, producing the protein MNENYFFGEDFVFQTPFTREKPYSISEINSGISEILQKENLFVCIEGEISGFKRAPSGHSYLTLKDEYSRISAVIWKDKQAFIPQNIEDGMQITAFAEIKVYQAGGYYQLDIHRFFENGVGMNFTKIGELKQKLCDEGLFNVERKRKLPQNIRKIGVITAKNGAAFYDILKIMTEHAPQIDVVLASSLVQGKDAAKSLAEALENINKIVNVDVVIIGRGGGSAEDLSAFNDEKLVRTVTNSKIPVISAVGHEIDKSFCDFAADLYAPTPTAAAEMICRASFEIRNSFEELNTRLQKAFKKKFSEIRNYEQILDELLQRLCNNFKNFFEHKKEKITNYERILNALNPRLPLQKGFVFIKNESGKIIKSAKNLSIGQKITIMFDENSAKAQISEL; encoded by the coding sequence ATGAATGAAAATTATTTTTTCGGCGAAGATTTTGTTTTTCAAACGCCGTTTACCCGAGAAAAGCCGTATTCTATCAGCGAAATAAACAGCGGAATAAGCGAAATTTTACAAAAAGAAAATCTATTTGTCTGTATTGAAGGAGAAATTAGCGGTTTCAAAAGAGCGCCTTCCGGACATTCCTACTTAACCCTGAAAGACGAATACAGCAGAATCTCTGCAGTAATTTGGAAAGATAAACAGGCTTTTATCCCGCAAAACATTGAGGATGGAATGCAAATTACCGCTTTTGCAGAAATCAAAGTTTATCAGGCGGGCGGTTACTACCAATTAGATATTCACAGATTTTTTGAAAACGGAGTCGGCATGAATTTTACAAAAATCGGAGAATTAAAGCAAAAACTTTGCGACGAAGGGTTGTTTAACGTTGAAAGAAAACGGAAATTACCGCAAAATATCCGCAAAATCGGCGTTATCACGGCAAAAAATGGAGCCGCTTTCTACGATATTCTGAAAATTATGACGGAACATGCGCCGCAAATTGATGTAGTTCTTGCTTCCAGTTTGGTACAAGGAAAAGATGCGGCTAAATCGCTTGCCGAAGCGTTGGAAAATATCAATAAAATTGTCAATGTCGATGTTGTGATAATCGGTCGCGGAGGCGGTTCTGCGGAAGATTTATCGGCATTTAACGACGAAAAACTTGTACGAACGGTCACAAACTCAAAAATTCCTGTAATAAGCGCCGTGGGACATGAAATAGATAAATCGTTTTGCGACTTTGCAGCCGACCTTTACGCACCGACTCCAACCGCAGCGGCCGAAATGATCTGCCGTGCAAGTTTTGAAATACGAAATTCGTTTGAGGAATTGAATACGCGGCTTCAAAAGGCTTTTAAGAAAAAATTTTCAGAGATTCGTAATTATGAACAGATATTAGACGAATTACTGCAAAGATTGTGCAATAATTTCAAGAATTTTTTTGAACACAAAAAGGAAAAAATAACTAATTACGAGCGAATTTTGAATGCGCTAAACCCAAGACTTCCGTTACAAAAAGGCTTTGTGTTTATTAAAAATGAAAGCGGGAAAATTATAAAAAGTGCAAAAAATTTGTCGATTGGACAAAAAATAAC
- a CDS encoding T9SS type A sorting domain-containing protein has product MKNVFIVFLLATLIFAQENPVFVPEEMTDDAYFSDESEINTAELGLFEIDGNIGDGSILQNLVSTGSQSEILFSINNISKTIICDFPVDFEEEKVIEIVSVYGLSIMEMLTAFSQKSINIPTDKLPKGIYIIRILSKETQKSILSKAFVVG; this is encoded by the coding sequence ATGAAAAATGTTTTTATTGTTTTTTTACTTGCAACATTGATTTTTGCTCAGGAAAATCCGGTTTTTGTCCCCGAAGAAATGACGGATGATGCGTATTTTTCGGATGAAAGCGAAATTAACACAGCCGAGTTGGGTTTGTTTGAGATTGACGGAAATATTGGAGATGGATCCATACTTCAAAATTTAGTTTCTACGGGAAGCCAATCGGAAATCTTATTCTCAATTAATAATATTTCAAAGACAATAATATGTGATTTCCCTGTAGATTTCGAAGAAGAAAAAGTAATTGAAATAGTTTCAGTTTACGGTTTGTCAATTATGGAAATGTTAACAGCTTTTTCTCAAAAATCCATTAATATTCCGACGGACAAACTTCCTAAAGGAATATATATTATAAGAATTCTATCGAAAGAGACTCAAAAATCTATTTTGAGTAAGGCGTTTGTCGTAGGATAG
- a CDS encoding HU family DNA-binding protein, translating into MPSVKKIDLGMAVAKETGLTAIDAKIVINALIESLSDTLIAENTVELRGFGTFSVTKRMPRTARNMITGEKIKISARKDITMKPCQTFKNMVNDSLSKKSSE; encoded by the coding sequence ATGCCATCGGTAAAAAAAATAGATTTAGGAATGGCGGTTGCTAAAGAAACTGGGCTTACGGCAATTGATGCAAAAATCGTAATAAATGCGCTGATTGAATCGTTGAGCGATACGCTTATTGCTGAAAACACAGTCGAATTACGCGGATTTGGGACATTTAGCGTTACCAAAAGGATGCCGCGTACGGCAAGAAATATGATTACAGGAGAGAAAATTAAAATTTCGGCAAGAAAAGACATAACTATGAAGCCGTGCCAAACGTTTAAAAACATGGTAAATGATTCTTTATCGAAAAAAAGTTCGGAATAA